In Halorubellus sp. JP-L1, one DNA window encodes the following:
- a CDS encoding nitrite/sulfite reductase — MPTDVEEWKAEVYGTDIREHIERFAAEGWDSIPEDERDAWFERFKWYGLYHQRAGQESYFMMRIGTPNGVLEPGQLRVVGEVAQEYASGPVSNPEFGDSWADYTTRQAIQLHWIKVEDIVEVWDALESAGLSTVQACGDSWRNIVGCPVAGKDEHEHVDALETVYDFQREFKENDRYENMPRKWKVAVNGCREGCGQGDINDLSFEPATKDGVKGYNVRVGGGLARNEPRLARDIDVFVPHGKAAKVADGVSALFEAYGNREDRYSARIKFLVDEWGAEKVRRVLQEEFVDFELQSAGEDFRDEYSYNAGREGDGHDDHVGVHPQADGKNYVGLNVLVGRMGTEDVLELADLADEYGSGEVRLTQRQNVIVTDVPDENLDELLAEDLLVDYEPDPSPFMRGSIACTGTEFCSLSIVETKNRMVRYARHLRDTVDLPDEVEDFHVHLSGCTASCAQPQIADVSLRGMKTRKDGEPVEAFDLGLGGGLGENPRFADWVGERIPADEVPGAIANLVDSYKAQRDGSETFRDFVERHDEDDLEALVEPEETSYEDPMMHNTKRTWYPYAEDDDMAASPAPTDRDGVPLDRGGDDAAPADD, encoded by the coding sequence ATGCCCACGGACGTCGAGGAGTGGAAGGCCGAGGTCTATGGTACCGACATCCGCGAGCACATCGAGCGGTTCGCGGCGGAGGGATGGGACTCGATCCCGGAGGACGAACGCGACGCGTGGTTCGAGCGCTTCAAGTGGTACGGGTTGTACCACCAGCGCGCGGGCCAAGAGAGCTACTTCATGATGCGGATCGGGACGCCGAACGGCGTGCTGGAGCCCGGACAGTTGCGCGTGGTCGGCGAGGTCGCGCAGGAGTACGCGAGCGGTCCCGTCTCGAATCCGGAGTTCGGCGATTCGTGGGCGGACTACACGACCCGGCAGGCGATCCAGCTGCACTGGATCAAGGTCGAGGACATCGTCGAGGTCTGGGACGCGCTCGAGTCCGCGGGCCTCTCGACGGTGCAGGCGTGCGGTGATTCGTGGCGGAACATCGTCGGCTGTCCGGTCGCGGGGAAGGACGAACACGAGCACGTCGACGCCTTGGAGACCGTGTACGACTTCCAGCGCGAGTTCAAGGAGAACGACCGGTACGAGAACATGCCCCGGAAGTGGAAGGTCGCGGTCAACGGCTGCCGCGAGGGTTGCGGGCAGGGCGACATCAACGACCTCTCGTTCGAGCCGGCGACGAAGGACGGCGTGAAGGGGTACAACGTCCGCGTCGGTGGCGGGCTCGCGCGGAACGAGCCGCGGCTCGCGCGCGACATCGACGTGTTCGTGCCCCACGGGAAGGCGGCGAAGGTCGCGGACGGCGTCTCGGCGCTGTTCGAGGCGTACGGGAACCGCGAGGACCGCTACTCGGCGCGCATCAAGTTCCTCGTCGACGAGTGGGGCGCCGAGAAGGTCCGCCGGGTCCTCCAGGAGGAGTTCGTCGACTTCGAACTCCAGTCCGCGGGCGAGGACTTCCGCGACGAGTACAGCTACAACGCGGGCCGGGAGGGCGACGGGCACGACGACCACGTCGGCGTGCATCCGCAGGCGGACGGGAAGAACTACGTCGGCTTGAACGTCCTCGTCGGCCGGATGGGGACGGAGGACGTCCTCGAACTCGCCGACCTCGCCGACGAGTACGGCAGCGGCGAGGTTCGCCTGACCCAACGTCAGAACGTCATCGTCACGGACGTTCCCGACGAGAACCTCGACGAGCTGCTCGCCGAGGACCTTCTCGTGGACTACGAACCCGACCCGAGCCCGTTCATGCGTGGCTCGATCGCGTGCACGGGCACGGAGTTCTGCTCGCTCTCGATCGTCGAGACGAAGAACCGGATGGTCCGGTACGCGCGACACCTCCGCGACACCGTCGACCTCCCCGACGAGGTCGAGGACTTCCACGTCCACCTCTCGGGCTGCACGGCGTCGTGCGCGCAGCCCCAGATCGCGGACGTCTCCCTCAGGGGGATGAAGACGCGGAAGGACGGCGAGCCCGTGGAGGCGTTCGACCTCGGCCTCGGTGGCGGCCTCGGCGAGAACCCGCGGTTCGCGGACTGGGTCGGCGAGCGCATCCCCGCGGACGAGGTCCCGGGCGCGATCGCGAACCTCGTCGACTCGTACAAGGCCCAGCGCGATGGCTCGGAGACGTTCCGGGACTTCGTCGAGCGCCACGACGAGGACGACCTGGAGGCGCTCGTCGAGCCGGAGGAGACGAGCTACGAGGACCCGATGATGCACAACACGAAGCGGACGTG